In Scylla paramamosain isolate STU-SP2022 chromosome 29, ASM3559412v1, whole genome shotgun sequence, a genomic segment contains:
- the LOC135115307 gene encoding protein FAM43A-like, producing MPNMNLKKLWRKKTVTLTEYDPTYKVVYLGNVLTGWAKGEGCVDKPLATLWRNYCQSNRQDIAMKVTICGAGLRAVTREHGLTEYWAHRVTYCAAHPAYPRVFCWVYRHEGRRLKQELRCHAVLCPKNAKAEAMATQLRVRLATALQEFRREKVVRQNARLSLMHALYDSASIPRRKLLLSTGGSNYRPPLERSKSAPKLGAIEETIEEEEEEEDEVQSDDGEAPSVHLQPGEDVGGSSTVSDTTSDILVDYDSGSEAASGGKDTCMLDEEDVEEALQEALQEGSSSGRLEHQVPSSASPCFASPDLMYCPAPPLPPLEHLEAVEEAGDEDEGRCGSDTHEEEDAEADGGDLGLLASLARDLTLAAPGEESLTSDQPESLGSHCDSCGSSCGACEVGGGARRPPPGPPPPPHPGGGGGGAGQDGAAGRGQHQRGERLLRGQGLAAKPVVRQAAATRPGEGRSVSCPVCVCVCVCVCVCVCVCVCVGCLVGLTPPCVPETGVARVALSVA from the exons GGGAAGGGTGCGTGGACAAGCCGCTGGCAACACTGTGGAGGAACTATTGCCAGAGTAACCGCCAGGATATTGccatgaag gtaaCCATCTGCGGCGCGGGGCTGCGGGCCGTGACGCGGGAGCACGGCCTGACGGAGTATTGGGCGCACCGAGTCACGTACTGCGCCGCGCACCCCGCCTACCCCAGAGTGTTCTGCTGGGTGTACCGCCACGAGGGACGCAGACTCAAGCAGGAGCTTAGATGCCACGCCGTGTTGTGCCCCAAGAACGCCAAGgccgag gccATGGCGACGCAGCTGCGGGTGCGCCTGGCCACAGCCCTACAGGAATTCCGGCGGGAGAAGGTAGTGCGGCAGAACGCGCGGCTGTCCCTGATGCACGCCCTCTATGACTCGGCCTCCATCCCGCGCCGCAAGCTGCTGCTGTCCACTGGGGGCTCCAACTACCGCCCGCCGTTGGAGAGGTCAAAGAGCGCCCCCAAGCTAGGCGCCATCGAGGAGaccatagaggaggaggaggaggaagaggatgaggtgcAGAGTGACGATGGCGAGGCGCCCTCGGTCCACCTGCAGCCCGGCGAGGACGTGGGCGGCTCCAGCACTGTGTCGGACACCACCTCGGACATCCTGGTGGACTATGACTCGGGGAGCGAGGCGGCCAGCGGCGGGAAGGATACGTGTATGCTGGAcgaggaggacgtggaggaggcgCTGCAGGAGGCGTTGCAGGAGGGAAGCAGCAGCGGCAGGCTGGAGCACCAGGTTCCGTCGTCTGCCTCGCCTTGTTTCGCCTCCCCGGACCTGATGTACTGCCCCGCGCCGCCCCTGCCGCCCCTAGAGCACCTAGAGGCCGTGGAGGAGGCAGGGGACGAGGACGAGGGGCGCTGCGGCAGCGACactcacgaggaggaggacgcagaGGCAGACGGCGGGGATCTGGGCCTGCTGGCGTCCCTGGCCCGTGACCTCACCCTGGCGGCGCCCGGGGAGGAGTCCCTCACTTCTGACCAGCCGGAATCCCTGGGGTCCCACTGTGACTCCTGCGGCTCGTCGTGTGGGGCGTGTGAAGTCGGGGGGGGAGCAAGAAGACCCCCGcctggaccaccaccaccaccacatcctggaggaggcgggggaggggcggggcaaGATGGCGCGGCTGGAAGGGGACAACATCAGCGAGGAGAGCGGCTACTCCGAGGACAAGGACTCGCTGCAAAACCTGTAGTGCGTCAGGCCGCGGCGACCCGGCCTGGCGAGGGACGCTCTGTGTcgtgccctgtgtgtgtgtgtgtgtgtgtgtgtgtgtgtgtgtgtgtgtgtgtgtgtgtgtgtgtaggatgccTGGTAGGACTCACACCACCATGTGTTCCCGAAACCGGTGTGGCGCGTGTGGCCCTCAGCGTGGCCTGA